Proteins from a single region of Helicoverpa armigera isolate CAAS_96S chromosome 21, ASM3070526v1, whole genome shotgun sequence:
- the LOC110381561 gene encoding uncharacterized protein LOC110381561 isoform X3 has protein sequence MEKLYGNVQDGVTVKLLCGADLLESFATPGLWSDEDLETIVGRHGLVVVTRAGCDPGRFIYESDMLYKYRKNVILVTNYIANEVSSTQIRRLVRRGESAKYLTDDAVLAYVRQHRLYGATQANTEYNILNDLIASYDKRSPQDVIMTSPEETSFKNILISIRDKPSIIDETITVKRPRKSNFLMPNSHTDSVSPLCEPLKPKMAYIDKVPSTYVPGKAVKIVSDANEHKIDKVTFDTTYCSLDSYLSKDSDFDLYKRRVSEGNVEKVEVEAAKKRCSSTIRKLKPEDMKKSKSEVSKLCDKVKSIKIKETAGRNYKTRSCNDIVRLILTKHGIHVISDTEAIV, from the exons ATGGAGAAACTGTACGGCAACGTGCAGGACGGAGTGACTGTCAAACTGCTGTGTGGAGCTGACCTGTTGGAGTCTTTCGCTACTCCTGGGCTGTGGTCTGATGAGGAC TTGGAGACGATAGTGGGCCGTCACGGGTTGGTGGTGGTGACGCGGGCGGGCTGTGATCCCGGCCGGTTCATATACGAGTCCGATATGCTCTACAAATATAGG AAAAACGTAATCCTCGTGACGAACTACATAGCGAACGAGGTGAGCTCGACGCAGATCCGTCGCCTCGTGCGGCGCGGGGAGAGCGCCAAGTACCTCACTGACGACGCCGTGCTCGCTTATGTTAGACAACACCGGCTGTATGGGGCTACACAGGCTAATAC TGAGTATAACATACTAAACGATTTAATCGCTAGCTACGACAAGCGATCACCACAAGACGTGATCATGACGTCACCAGAAGAAACCTCCTTCAAAAACATCCTCATTTCCATCAGAGACAAGCCCTCTATTATCGATGAAACGATCACTGTCAAACGACCGAGAAAATCCAACTTTCTCATGCCTAACTCTCATACGGACTCCGTCAGTCCACTGTGTGAGCCTCTCAAACCTAAAATGGCGTATATCGACAAAGTCCCATCGACTTACGTGCCCGGGAAAGCAGTTAAAATCGTCAGCGATGCGAACGAACATAAGATTGACAAGGTAACTTTTGATACAACTTACTGCTCTTTAGATAGCTACCTGAGTAAGGATTCCGACTTCGATTTATATAAGCGAAGGGTAAGTGAAGGTAACGTTGAAAAAGTGGAAGTCGAAGCCGCTAAAAAGCGGTGTTCGTCGACTATAAGGAAGTTGAAGCCTGAAGATATGAAGAAAAGTAAGTCGGAAGTCAGTAAGTTATGTGATAAAGTGAAAAGTATCAAGATTAAGGAGACAGCGGGGAGGAATTATAAAACGCGCAGTTGTAATGATATTGTCAGACTTATTTTGACTAAACATGGGATACATGTTATTAGTGATACTGAAGCTatagtttaa